The following is a genomic window from Clostridium sp..
CTTTTTCTCCAATTTTGACCACAAAAATGGCATTATCCTTTGACAGCTGTGACCTCTCAAGTATACGTATGAATTTTCCCTTCTGGATGCTCTGAAATTTTGCCCCTCCATATTTGAGTGAAATATATATAAGCAGGACTACACACAAAAGAGCCAGCAGGGTTTTAAATATCATCCATACAAATTGTAAATCCATTCATATTCTCCTCTATAGAATTCCCGGACTATTGTACTATAAGGTCTGTAAAATATACATTGTTGAGCTTTCCTTTTTCAAGCATCGGATTTATCTTCTGAATTATTTCCATTTTTATATTGTCCATGTTCTTGGGTGTTATTTCCTCGGCTTTTTTGCTGCTCAATATTCCAATAACCGCATCTGTTACAATAGGTTTTTTGTCATTCAACTCCGAATCCAGTTTTTTATCATCATATCCCAAAGAAACTGCAGCCTTCAAATATCTGCTTGATCCCTTGTCTGCCAGATTCACAGTTATTTCATCAAGCTCAAAGGTCTTGGCAGAAACTACCTGACTCAAAAAAGAAGCACTGCCGCTTTGTGACTGTGTTTGATTTGCAGTCTGCTGTACATTGGCCTGTGGAATTGTATTCTGGGTTGTATTTGATTTGCCGTTTTTCAGTAGTTTGTTGTATCCAAAATATGCGCCACCACCTACAACTGCCAGTATCAGTATTCCAAGCAAAATTACCTTTATTTTTGAAGAACCGGTTTTTTCAATTTTATTTTCCACTTTGCATACCTCCAGTATTCAATTCACAACTCATAATTTATAAATAAGACAGAAGCAGCTAAAAATATACTTATTCCACCTGAAAGTTGCCATTATATATTTTTCTCTTGTAATCTATAACTTTTTGCACTATCTCCTCATTTGATTCCTTCACAAGAAATTTTTTCCCGTTGGTGAGGGTTATTACACTTTCCGGGATTGCATCCAGTCTCTCTATTTTATCTGCATTCAAAATAAACTCCTTGTTGTCGAGTCCAGTCAGCTTTATCATTGAAATCCTCCTAAAAATAATATAGTTACATTATAAATCCAAATGCAGACATATGTATACAGTTATTTATTAGAAAATTTCATTATGGGAATGTGTATGTCCGAGAAAGAATACAGTCCCGTCAATACACATTCAAAATATTCAAATTAGATTTTATCTTTTGAGATTGATGAGATCCTGGAGTATTTCATCATCAGTTGTTATTATCTTTCCATTTGCCTGGAAAGCCCTGCTTGCCACTATCATATCCGTAAACTGCTGTGCCAGGTCCACATTTGACATCTCTAGCATTCCCTGTGCCATACTGCCGTAGCTTCCACTATTATCGACTTCAGCATCCACACCTCTGGCACTTCTTACTATAGGCTGTCCCGAGTTTGCTGAAACTGAATAGGTGTTGCCACCATTTTTTATGAGTCCACCTTCATTTACAAAGGAGACCATTGCTATCTGTCCAAGTGCCGCCGTAGTTCCATCTGCAAGCTGTGCCGTTATATATCCATCTTTTGATACAGAGAAGGTTTTGACTTTTGATTCTGCACCTTCCTCACCTATTGCATCCGGAATGGACAGCGGTACCAGATGAGTTGTATCTGCTTCTATGCCATCTGCATTGGCATCCTGAAATGCAACTGTATTCTGGGCATTGGGATCATCCGTGTATGAAATTGCAGCATCACCTATCTGATATCCCATAACCCTTTTACCATCTACTGTGAGAAGATTTCCCTGGGTGTCAAGGAAAAATGCTCCGTCTCTTGTATAGGTAGGATCTATTGGATACTCCACGTCCTCACCTCCTCCTAATGCATTGGTTTCCTCATTTACAGCTACTCCGCCAATACCATCAGAAGTTTGTCCTGCTACTGCTCCCGTACCTACTACAAAGTATCCAGGACCATCTATGGCAAAGTCGAGAGTCCTGTTTGTAGTCTGCATACTTCCAGTTGTAAAATCGGTGCTTATCCCTGCTACCTTGACTCCAAGTCCGCTCTGCTTCCCATTTATCCCACCTATACTGTTGCTTGGTGCACTTGGATCTGAAAGTGTCTGGCTTATCATGTCCTGAAAGTTCATGCTCTGGGATTTGAATCCCGTAGTAGTCGAATTTGCTATGTTGTTTCCTATTACATTCAATTTCTGCTGATTGGCTCTAAGTCCGCTAATTCCTGAGTACAATGATGGTAACATTATTTTCCCTCCAATTTTATTTCTATATTGTCCTGCTTCCTTCATTCCGCAGAACCTGACTCCCACATCGTGGTCCGGCCAGCTTTTTTTAATTTATAATCAACGATTTACAATTAACAATTTATGAGGATTTTCGGCTGCACCAAAAATCAACAATATTTGATATTTTATATCTGAACTTTAATACTTGAAATAATTACACTATGACCATGCTGTCTATGTTTGTAAATACTCCTCCATTGCTCGATTTCCTGTCCAGAGCAGTAATAACAGTCCTGTTCTTTATGGAAGTAATAAGTACTGTGTCTCCATAAAGCAGTGCAGATTCACTGCATCCCTTGTCTTCCGCCCTGTTTATGGCAGAATTTATATTCTTCATATCACTTTCGCTGAAAGCTATGTTCCTGTTTTTAAGTCTTTCTGCAGCATGATTCGATATGGTGAATCCATTTTTTCCGTCTACCTGCCTGTTCAGCACATCTTTAAAAGATTCACTGCCCGATACACTGCTTTTCAACCTGCTTTTATTATCATACAGCTGTGACAGATCCTGGGCAAAGTGCAGCTTGCCGTTAATAATTCTATATCCCACGGATATCACACTCACTTTTCTTCTATGGATTTTCTACATTTGAAATGGAATCAATATAAAAATCCTTTGTTTCACCATCTCCGACATCCACTTTTACAGCAATTCCCAGTGAACCTCTCGATACTGATTTCACAATACCACTGTAGTAATCTCCATTATCATCTTTCTCATTTATATCCACTTTTTTTCCTATAAGTGCCGATGCATTCATAAGAAGATTGTTGTTTGCACCTGAATCGAATATATCTCCTGTATCATCAATTTTAACTACATTGTTTATGTCAAGAAGTTTGTAACTGTCTACTGTATTTCCACTTTCATCAGTCGTATTTCCTACAATTGTATTCAGGAATATGTCATCGCCGTCCTTTACAACTCCAACGACCTGTCCACTGTACATGTTCCCATTTGAATCCGTATCACTAAAAGTAACATATTTGTTCACAAGTGAATTGGCCGTACCAAGTTTGTTTGAACTGTTCAGGTTTGCCATCTGCTGCAGTGCAGAAAACTGTGCAAGCTGACTTATATACTCGGTTGAATTCTGTGAACTTGTGTTGGTTGGATCCT
Proteins encoded in this region:
- a CDS encoding flagellar hook assembly protein FlgD; this translates as MTAAVDNSDSNSIVSSLDPTRTERGTKIVKKGQDIDENMFLKILAAELANQDPTNTSSQNSTEYISQLAQFSALQQMANLNSSNKLGTANSLVNKYVTFSDTDSNGNMYSGQVVGVVKDGDDIFLNTIVGNTTDESGNTVDSYKLLDINNVVKIDDTGDIFDSGANNNLLMNASALIGKKVDINEKDDNGDYYSGIVKSVSRGSLGIAVKVDVGDGETKDFYIDSISNVENP
- a CDS encoding flagellar basal body-associated FliL family protein; this encodes MENKIEKTGSSKIKVILLGILILAVVGGGAYFGYNKLLKNGKSNTTQNTIPQANVQQTANQTQSQSGSASFLSQVVSAKTFELDEITVNLADKGSSRYLKAAVSLGYDDKKLDSELNDKKPIVTDAVIGILSSKKAEEITPKNMDNIKMEIIQKINPMLEKGKLNNVYFTDLIVQ
- a CDS encoding flagellar FlbD family protein: MIKLTGLDNKEFILNADKIERLDAIPESVITLTNGKKFLVKESNEEIVQKVIDYKRKIYNGNFQVE
- a CDS encoding flagellar hook-basal body complex protein, translated to MLPSLYSGISGLRANQQKLNVIGNNIANSTTTGFKSQSMNFQDMISQTLSDPSAPSNSIGGINGKQSGLGVKVAGISTDFTTGSMQTTNRTLDFAIDGPGYFVVGTGAVAGQTSDGIGGVAVNEETNALGGGEDVEYPIDPTYTRDGAFFLDTQGNLLTVDGKRVMGYQIGDAAISYTDDPNAQNTVAFQDANADGIEADTTHLVPLSIPDAIGEEGAESKVKTFSVSKDGYITAQLADGTTAALGQIAMVSFVNEGGLIKNGGNTYSVSANSGQPIVRSARGVDAEVDNSGSYGSMAQGMLEMSNVDLAQQFTDMIVASRAFQANGKIITTDDEILQDLINLKR
- a CDS encoding TIGR02530 family flagellar biosynthesis protein gives rise to the protein MGYRIINGKLHFAQDLSQLYDNKSRLKSSVSGSESFKDVLNRQVDGKNGFTISNHAAERLKNRNIAFSESDMKNINSAINRAEDKGCSESALLYGDTVLITSIKNRTVITALDRKSSNGGVFTNIDSMVIV
- a CDS encoding flagellar biosynthetic protein FliO; the protein is MDLQFVWMIFKTLLALLCVVLLIYISLKYGGAKFQSIQKGKFIRILERSQLSKDNAIFVVKIGEKVCVISSTAGRIEIVHELNEEEILKLKKREIIPEYKNLKDFYRRSGMEKFIKNLVAKKEDRHE